In one Lolium rigidum isolate FL_2022 chromosome 3, APGP_CSIRO_Lrig_0.1, whole genome shotgun sequence genomic region, the following are encoded:
- the LOC124703047 gene encoding guanylate kinase 1-like produces MGEEAPEFVNGEINLKGEDFRTATTVGHKTYLISRSDDESKSTVSIRILDKSNKTWAVPTVLGTQPIHFEAHTAILVNENMILVIVSKGAPFVDSIWFLEVNTSFVKQQSKITDTEVVAWSKGVLGKSQKPVVISGPSGVGKGTLIAKLMKDSPSRFGFSVSHTTRAPREKEIDGTHYHFVERSKMEKEISEGKFLEFAHVHGNLYGTSIEAVEAVTDEGKRCILDIDVQGAQSVRASSLEALFIFVCPPSFEELEKRLRARGTETEEQIQKRLRNAREELDQSKTPGLFDHFLVNGDLETCYENLKRLVPLDDGSAVSDDSYSTMDSKATPSYTVLSKQDSEVLLQLEIREVEKGIASMLALDLSSLSGGAPGRTRGLKVKSVNKH; encoded by the exons ATG GGTGAAGAGGCACCAGAGTTTGTTAATGGGGAAATTAACTTGAAAGGCGAGGATTTCAGGACAGCCACAACTGTTGGTCATAAGACT TATCTGATCAGCAGATCGGATGATGAGTCCAAGTCAACGGTTAGCATTAGAATTCTGGATAAATCAAATAAAACCTG GGCTGTGCCCACAGTACTCGGCACCCAACCAATTCATTTTGAGGCACACACTGCTATTCTGGTTAATGAGAATATGATACTAGTAATTGTCAGCAAAGGTGCCCCGTTTGTTGACTCAATCTGGTTTCTTGAG GTCAACACCTCCTTTGTTAAGCAGCAAAGCAAGATAACAGATACAGAAGTTGTTGCCTGGAGCAAGGGAGTCCTAGGCAAGAGTCAAAAGCCAGTCGTGATTAGCGGGCCTTCTGGTGTTGGTAAAGGTACATTAATTGCTAAACTAATGAAAGATTCCCCATCAAGATTTGGATTTTCTGTTAGCCACACCACAAGGGCCCCAAGAGAAAAGGAAATAGATGGAACCCACTACCACTTCGTGGAGCGAAGCAAGATGGAGAAAGAGATAAGCGAGGGAAAATttcttgagtttgctcatgttcatGGAAATCTATATGGGACCAGTATTGAAGCAGTTGAAGCTGTTACAGATGAGGGGAAG AGGTGTATTCTTGACATTGACGTCCAAGGGGCTCAGTCTGTGAGGGCTTCTTCTCTTGAAGCACTATTCATCTTTGTATGCCCTCCGTCATTTGAGGAACTAGAGAAGCGCCTTCGGGCACG GGGAACAGAAACTGAAGAACAAATCCAGAAACGACTGAGAAATGCCAGGGAAGAGCTTGATCAGTCCAAGACACCTGGTCTTTTCGATCATTTTTTGGTGAATGGTGACCTTGAAACGTGCTATGAGAACTTGAAG AGGTTAGTTCCTTTGGATGATGGAAGTGCTGTTTCAGACGATTCCTACT CAACCATGGATAGCAAAGCCACACCATCTTATACAGTTCTATCCAAACAAGATTCAGAAGTTCTGTTGCAACTTGAGATTCGTGAAGTAGAAAAAGGAATTGCAAGCAT GCTTGCACTTGACCTGTCATCCCTTTCGGGCGGTGCTCCTGGACGTACACGGGGCCTCAAGGTAAAGTCTGTCAACAAACACTGA